A genome region from Populus alba chromosome 5, ASM523922v2, whole genome shotgun sequence includes the following:
- the LOC118032310 gene encoding serine carboxypeptidase-like 50: MESTASASSFLLLLLLHHSSATTPTLPTSNSSFPNEALPTKSGYLPVNPITNSAIFYTFYEAQHPTSPLSQTPLLIWLQGGPGCSSMVGNFLELGPYRVVSDSEEQNVTLQPNLGSWNRIFGLSFLDNPIGTGFSIASKHEEIPRDQNAVAKHLFSAITKFLESDPVFKTRSIYITGESYAGKYVPAIGHYILKKNMKLPASKQVNLKGVAIGNGLTDPVTQVRTHAVNAYFSGFINERQKRELEEGQKEAVKLVKMGNWSAATNARSRVLSLLQNMTGLATMYDFTRRMPYETRLVTEYLQSVEVKKALGANESIVFEHCSKLVREALHEDLMKSVKYMVEFLVKNTKVLLYQGHLDLRVGVVSTEAWIKTMKWEGIGKFLMAERKIWKVNGELAGYVQKWGSLSHALVLGAGHLVPTDQAINSQAMVEDWVLERGVFTHEQEEDSASGLLDAL, translated from the coding sequence ATGGAGTCAACAGCATCAGCCTCCTccttccttctcctcctcctcctccaccattcTTCAGCCACAACACCAACCCTACCTACCTCAAACTCTAGTTTTCCCAATGAAGCACTGCCTACAAAATCTGGGTACCTCCCAGTCAACCCGATAACCAACTCAGCCATTTTCTACACTTTCTATGAAGCTCAACACCCAACTTCACCTCTCTCTCAAACCCCACTTCTCATCTGGCTTCAGGGTGGTCCTGGATGCTCGTCCATGGTTGGGAACTTCCTCGAACTGGGCCCTTATCGTGTTGTTTCTGATTCCGAAGAACAAAACGTTACTCTTCAGCCCAATCTAGGCTCTTGGAACCGCATTTTTGGCCTCAGTTTCCTTGATAATCCTATAGGAACTGGGTTTAGTATTGCTTCTAAGCATGAAGAGATACCAAGAGATCAAAACGCTGTTGCTAAGCATCTCTTTTCTGCAATAACTAAGTTTCTTGAATCAGATCCAGTGTTCAAGACTCGTTCGATCTATATAACTGGTGAGAGTTATGCAGGAAAGTATGTTCCTGCAATAGGACATTACATTTTGAAGAAGAATATGAAGCTGCCTGCGTCAAAGCAAGTGAATCTGAAAGGTGTTGCTATAGGTAATGGGTTAACAGATCCTGTGACACAGGTGAGAACTCATGCTGTGAATGCTTACTTTTCTGGTTTTATCAATGAGAGACAAAAGAGGGAATTAGAGGAAGGTCAAAAGGAGGCAGTTAAGTTAGTTAAAATGGGAAATTGGAGTGCGGCAACGAATGCAAGAAGTCGGGTCTTGAGTTTATTGCAAAACATGACAGGGCTAGCTACGATGTATGACTTTACTAGGAGAATGCCTTACGAGACAAGGTTGGTTACGGAGTATTTGCAATCTGTCGAGGTGAAGAAGGCATTAGGTGCAAATGAATCTATAGTTTTTGAGCACTGTAGTAAATTGGTGAGGGAAGCATTGCATGAAGATCTGATGAAGAGTGTCAAGTACATGGTGGAATTCTTGGTAAAGAATACCAAGGTATTGTTGTATCAAGGGCATCTTGATTTGAGAGTGGGTGTGGTTTCCACTGAAGCTTGGATTAAGACAATGAAATGGGAGGGAATAGGGAAGTTTTTGATGGCTGAAAGAAAGATATGGAAAGTGAACGGAGAGCTTGCTGGGTATGTCCAGAAGTGGGGGAGTTTGAGCCATGCCTTGGTGTTAGGGGCGGGACATCTTGTGCCTACTGACCAGGCAATAAACTCTCAGGCTATGGTAGAGGACTGGGTTTTGGAAAGAGGAGTCTTTACTCATGAGCAAGAGGAGGATTCTGCATCAGGATTGTTGGACGCACTCTGA
- the LOC118032318 gene encoding alcohol dehydrogenase-like, which translates to MASTVGQVMRRMASTAGQVIRCKAAVAWEAGKPLVIEEVEVAPPQAMEVRLKILFTSLCHTDVYFWEAKGQTPLFPRIFGHEAGAIVESVGDGVTDLKPGDHVLPVFTGECKECRHCKSEESNMCDLLRINTDRGVMLNDGKSRFSIRGQPIYHFVGTSTFSEYTVVHAGCAAKINPAAPLDKVCVLSCGISTGLGATLNVAKPKKGSSVAIFGLGAVGLAAAEGARISGASRIIGVDLNSNRFEEAKKFGVTEFVNPKDHDKPVHEVIAEMTSGGVDRSVECTGSISAMVSAFECVHDGWGVAVLVGVPNKDDAFKTHPMNILNERTLKGTFFGNYKPRSDLPSVVEKYMNKELELEKFITHEVPFSEINKAFEYMLSGASLRCIIRMDA; encoded by the exons ATGGCAAGCACTGTTGGTCAGGTTATGCGAAGAATGGCAAGCACTGCTGGTCAGGTCATACGTTGTAAAG CTGCTGTAGCATGGGAAGCTGGAAAGCCACTAGTGATAGAGGAAGTGGAGGTGGCACCACCTCAGGCTATGGAGGTTCGTTTGAAGATTCTCTTCACTTCTCTCTGCCATACTGATGTTTACTTCTGGGAAGCCAAG GGGCAAACCCCATTATTTCCTCGCATATTTGGTCATGAAGCTGGAGC GATTGTTGAGAGTGTTGGTGACGGTGTGACAGACCTCAAGCCTGGTGACCATGTGCTTCCTGTCTTCACAGGAGAGTGTAAGGAATGCCGACATTGCAAATCAGAGGAGAGTAATATGTGTGATCTTCTTAGGATCAACACTGACAGGGGTGTGATGCTGAATGATGGCAAGTCTAGATTTTCAATTAGAGGGCAACCAATTTACCATTTTGTCGGTACCTCCACCTTCAGTGAGTACACCGTGGTTCACGCTGGCTGTGCTGCCAAGATCAATCCAGCTGCTCCACTTGACAAAGTATGTGTCCTCAGCTGTGGAATTTCTACAG GTCTTGGTGCCACTTTGAATGTTGCTAAGCCAAAGAAAGGCTCTTCTGTGGCCATTTTTGGACTGGGAGCCGTTGGCCTTGCT GCTGCAGAAGGGGCTCGGATTTCTGGCGCTTCAAGGATTATTGGTGTTGATTTGAATTCCAACAGATTTGAAGAAG CCAAGAAGTTTGGTGTGACCGAGTTTGTAAATCCAAAAGATCATGACAAGCCTGTCCACGAG GTGATAGCTGAGATGACTAGTGGAGGAGTTGATCGAAGTGTTGAGTGCACAGGAAGTATCAGTGCCATGGTTTCCGCATTTGAATGCGTCCATGAT GGTTGGGGTGTTGCTGTTCTAGTTGGCGTGCCGAACAAAGATGACGCTTTCAAAACCCATCCAATGAATATATTGAATGAGAGGACTCTCAAGGGTACTTTCTTTGGAAACTACAAGCCGCGCTCCGACCTTCCTTCAGTCgtagaaaaatatatgaacaAG GAGCTGGAGCTAGAGAAATTTATCACCCATGAAGTCCCCTTCTCTGAAATCAACAAGGCTTTTGAGTACATGCTCAGTGGAGCTAGCCTCAGGTGTATCATCCGGATGGATGCATAA